The proteins below are encoded in one region of Pseudoduganella armeniaca:
- a CDS encoding acetolactate synthase 3 catalytic subunit has translation MNTEAAITGAEILVRCLAEEGVEHVFGYPGGAVLYIYDAIFKQDKFQHILVRHEQAAVHAADAYSRSSQKVGVAIVTSGPGVTNAVTGLSTAYMDSVPMVVISGQVPSHAIGQDAFQECDTVGITRPVVKHNFLVKDVKDLAETVKKAFYIARTGRPGPVLVDIPKDISMHKHVYSYPKDIEMRSYRPVDKGHSGQIRKAVQLLLAAERPMIYTGGGVILANAHNELNKLVERLGFPVTNTLMGLGGSRASSDQWVGMPGMHGTYEANMAMQHCDVLIAIGARFDDRVIGNPKHFASNPRKIIHVDIDPSSISKRVKVDIPIVGNVKDVLVEFLAQLEAAEHRPNAAHLSKWWGQISEWRGRECLKYTNSDLVIKPQSVVEKVYQITNGDAFITSDVGQHQMWAAQYYKFDKPRRWINSGGLGTMGVGLPYAMGVQMANPDATVACITGEGSIQMCIQELATCKQYHLTPKIILLNNRFLGMVRQWQQLDYGSRYSESYMDSLPDFEKLAEAYGHVGMRIEKPGDVDGALKEAFGMKDRLVFMNFITDQSENVWPMVQAGKGLSEMLLGSEDL, from the coding sequence ATGAATACCGAAGCAGCAATCACAGGCGCCGAGATCCTCGTGCGTTGCCTGGCTGAAGAAGGCGTCGAGCACGTCTTCGGCTATCCGGGCGGAGCCGTCCTCTATATCTACGACGCGATCTTCAAGCAGGACAAATTCCAGCACATCCTCGTCCGTCACGAGCAGGCCGCCGTCCACGCCGCCGATGCCTACTCGCGCAGCTCGCAGAAGGTCGGCGTTGCCATCGTCACCTCCGGCCCGGGCGTCACCAATGCCGTTACCGGCCTGTCGACCGCCTACATGGATTCCGTGCCGATGGTCGTCATCTCCGGCCAGGTGCCCAGCCACGCGATCGGCCAGGACGCATTCCAGGAATGCGACACCGTCGGCATCACCCGCCCCGTCGTCAAGCACAACTTCCTCGTGAAGGACGTCAAGGACCTGGCGGAAACCGTCAAGAAGGCCTTCTACATCGCCCGCACCGGCCGTCCCGGCCCCGTGCTGGTCGACATCCCGAAGGACATCTCGATGCACAAGCACGTGTACTCGTATCCGAAGGATATCGAGATGCGTTCCTACCGCCCGGTCGACAAGGGCCATTCGGGCCAGATCCGCAAGGCGGTGCAGCTGCTGCTGGCGGCCGAACGCCCGATGATCTACACCGGCGGCGGCGTGATCCTGGCCAACGCGCACAATGAACTGAACAAGCTGGTGGAGCGCCTCGGCTTCCCCGTCACCAATACGCTGATGGGCCTGGGCGGCTCGCGCGCCTCGTCCGACCAGTGGGTCGGCATGCCCGGCATGCACGGCACCTACGAAGCGAACATGGCGATGCAGCACTGCGACGTGCTGATCGCGATCGGCGCACGCTTCGACGACCGCGTGATCGGCAACCCGAAGCACTTCGCGTCAAATCCGCGCAAGATCATCCACGTCGACATCGACCCGTCGTCGATTTCGAAGCGCGTCAAGGTCGACATCCCGATCGTCGGCAACGTCAAGGACGTGCTGGTCGAGTTCCTGGCCCAGCTGGAGGCGGCCGAGCACCGCCCCAACGCGGCGCACCTGTCGAAATGGTGGGGCCAGATCAGCGAGTGGCGCGGCCGCGAGTGCCTGAAGTACACCAACTCCGACCTGGTCATCAAGCCGCAATCGGTAGTCGAGAAGGTCTACCAGATCACCAACGGCGACGCGTTCATCACGTCCGACGTGGGCCAGCACCAGATGTGGGCCGCGCAGTACTACAAGTTCGACAAGCCGCGCCGCTGGATCAATTCCGGTGGCCTGGGCACGATGGGCGTGGGCCTGCCGTACGCGATGGGCGTGCAGATGGCAAACCCCGACGCGACGGTGGCGTGCATCACGGGCGAAGGCTCGATCCAGATGTGCATCCAGGAGCTGGCCACGTGCAAGCAGTACCACCTGACCCCGAAGATCATCCTCTTGAACAACCGCTTCCTCGGCATGGTGCGCCAGTGGCAGCAGCTCGACTACGGTTCGCGCTACTCCGAGTCCTATATGGATTCGCTGCCGGACTTCGAGAAACTGGCCGAGGCCTATGGCCACGTCGGCATGCGCATCGAGAAACCGGGCGACGTCGACGGCGCGCTGAAGGAAGCCTTCGGCATGAAGGACCGCCTCGTGTTCATGAACTTCATTACCGACCAGAGCGAGAACGTTTGGCCGATGGTGCAGGCCGGCAAAGGCCTCTCCGAAATGCTGCTTGGCTCGGAGGACCTCTGA
- a CDS encoding DUF3619 family protein, translating into MNTEDINFAYRVRHALNEKLDDLPSATTDRLAAARQAALARKKAHVEVRVTRTATVMASAGGGMFADPIAWLSRFSVVLPLLLIVGGMVGVYQYEHQQSIQELAELDAAVLSDELPLSAYLDHGFNAYLETREQ; encoded by the coding sequence ATGAACACCGAAGACATCAATTTCGCTTACCGCGTCCGGCACGCCCTGAACGAGAAACTGGACGACCTGCCGTCCGCCACCACCGACCGCCTGGCTGCCGCCCGCCAGGCCGCGCTGGCGCGCAAGAAGGCGCACGTGGAAGTGCGCGTCACGCGTACGGCCACCGTCATGGCCAGCGCCGGCGGCGGCATGTTCGCCGACCCGATCGCCTGGCTGAGCCGCTTCAGCGTCGTCTTGCCGCTGCTGCTGATCGTTGGCGGCATGGTCGGCGTGTACCAGTACGAACACCAGCAGTCCATCCAGGAACTGGCCGAGCTGGATGCGGCCGTGCTGTCGGATGAGCTGCCCCTGTCGGCCTACCTGGACCACGGCTTCAACGCCTATCTCGAGACGCGCGAGCAATAA
- a CDS encoding RNA polymerase sigma factor — protein MATDKELSDFLESVERRAFKQAVYAVRRDEVALDIVQDAMIKLAEKYGDKPAAELPMLFQRILQNTILDFFRREKVRNTWVSLFSGLGNSQEEHEDFDILESYEAEHGTQAAESSADQVERMQVLQVIEDEVQKLPARQREAFLMRYWQDMDVAETAAAMGCSEGSVKTHCSRATHTLAASLKAKGIKL, from the coding sequence ATGGCAACAGACAAAGAACTCTCCGACTTTCTCGAAAGCGTCGAGCGGCGTGCGTTCAAGCAGGCGGTGTATGCGGTACGCAGGGACGAAGTGGCCCTGGACATCGTGCAGGACGCGATGATCAAGCTCGCCGAGAAATACGGCGACAAGCCCGCCGCCGAGTTGCCGATGCTGTTCCAGCGCATCCTCCAGAACACGATCCTCGATTTCTTCCGGCGCGAAAAGGTGCGCAATACCTGGGTCAGCCTGTTTTCCGGGCTGGGCAATTCCCAGGAGGAACATGAAGATTTTGATATACTGGAGTCCTACGAAGCCGAGCACGGCACTCAGGCGGCAGAATCCAGCGCCGACCAGGTCGAGCGCATGCAAGTACTCCAAGTCATTGAAGACGAAGTACAAAAGCTCCCCGCGCGTCAACGGGAAGCGTTCCTTATGCGTTACTGGCAGGATATGGATGTGGCAGAGACGGCGGCGGCCATGGGATGCTCCGAAGGGAGCGTGAAAACCCATTGCTCACGGGCGACTCACACCCTCGCAGCATCGCTCAAAGCCAAGGGAATCAAATTATGA